One genomic window of Blastocatellia bacterium includes the following:
- a CDS encoding RNA-binding S4 domain-containing protein yields MRLDLFLKLSRLVIRRTVAAEICRAGAILVNDLPAKAGREIKVGDKLTLRRRGQKLSVRVALIPTGNVSKAIAPTLYEILSSEPFNEIDNILTVDADS; encoded by the coding sequence ATGAGATTAGATTTATTCTTAAAACTTAGTCGGCTGGTGATTCGTCGAACTGTTGCAGCAGAAATCTGCCGGGCAGGGGCAATATTAGTTAATGATTTGCCTGCTAAAGCAGGTAGAGAAATTAAAGTAGGCGACAAATTAACATTAAGACGACGTGGACAAAAACTTTCTGTTCGTGTTGCTTTAATTCCTACAGGCAATGTTTCTAAAGCTATAGCTCCAACTCTCTATGAAATCTTAAGTAGCGAACCATTTAACGAAATAGATAATATATTGACTGTAGATGCTGATAGCTAA
- a CDS encoding peptidylprolyl isomerase: MKFSRFFFTAILIALLSISVFAQEPQLVDETVARVNTDIITLSALTKAKAAYKQELLAKFNNDQAKTDEEYKKNESNILNILIEDRLINQRASELAIDVEAEVNQAFVRLSEQAQMSLTEFQEYLVQQNIDAEDLRKSFRTDAQRRVILFREIINPIYDKVTMEEKRAWFDSHAEIFKLPGEVTISEIFVSFEGRSEAEAAALAKQVVADARAGKSFTDLNKLYSDPKRESTKKGGLLPPFKDSDLIDYLRKLVDNMKVNDVSDPVRLDKGFQIIQLNQYKGAGLRDFTEVEQYIAQEIAFERGNGQLKDYFKKLREKSYIRIAEAYKPSSDSND, encoded by the coding sequence ATGAAGTTTAGTCGATTTTTCTTTACAGCAATATTAATTGCTTTGCTAAGCATCTCTGTTTTTGCCCAAGAACCCCAACTAGTGGATGAAACTGTTGCAAGGGTCAATACTGATATCATAACTCTTTCTGCTTTAACCAAAGCCAAAGCAGCTTATAAACAAGAGCTTCTAGCTAAATTCAACAATGATCAAGCTAAAACAGATGAAGAATATAAGAAAAATGAAAGTAATATCTTAAATATTCTTATTGAAGATAGACTTATTAATCAACGTGCTTCAGAACTAGCAATTGATGTTGAAGCTGAAGTAAACCAAGCTTTTGTCCGTCTTTCTGAACAAGCACAAATGAGTTTAACTGAGTTTCAAGAATATTTAGTTCAGCAAAATATTGACGCAGAAGATTTACGTAAATCTTTTCGTACTGACGCACAGCGTCGGGTTATTTTATTTCGGGAAATAATTAACCCAATCTATGACAAAGTAACAATGGAAGAAAAACGAGCTTGGTTTGATAGTCATGCTGAAATTTTTAAGCTTCCAGGAGAAGTTACTATAAGTGAAATTTTTGTTTCATTTGAAGGCCGTTCTGAAGCCGAAGCCGCAGCACTTGCTAAACAAGTTGTAGCCGATGCACGCGCAGGAAAATCATTTACAGACCTAAATAAACTTTATTCTGACCCAAAACGAGAATCAACCAAAAAGGGTGGTCTATTGCCTCCTTTTAAGGATAGTGACTTAATAGATTATCTACGCAAACTTGTAGATAATATGAAAGTTAATGATGTGTCCGATCCTGTGCGTTTAGATAAAGGCTTTCAAATTATTCAATTAAACCAGTATAAAGGCGCAGGCTTAAGAGATTTTACAGAAGTTGAGCAATATATTGCTCAAGAAATAGCTTTTGAAAGAGGTAATGGACAGTTAAAAGACTACTTCAAAAAGCTAAGAGAAAAATCTTATATTCGTATTGCTGAAGCCTATAAACCATCTAGTGACAGCAATGATTAA
- the rfaE2 gene encoding D-glycero-beta-D-manno-heptose 1-phosphate adenylyltransferase yields MEKILSLNQLLEIRLQAKQQGQKVVFTNGCFDLIHPGHIAYLKEARSLGNLLIVAINSDKSIQNIKGPLRPILTENERAIVIAALEVVSYVTIFNEETPYKIISTVLPDILVKGGDWSLDNIVGRKEVESAGGQVLSLPYLAGASTTDIIGRILSRYPKNEHQNNDPIN; encoded by the coding sequence TGGAAAAAATTCTTTCTCTTAACCAACTTTTAGAAATTCGCCTTCAAGCTAAACAGCAGGGTCAAAAAGTAGTTTTTACCAATGGCTGTTTTGATTTAATTCATCCTGGCCATATTGCTTATCTTAAAGAAGCACGTTCTCTAGGAAATCTGCTAATTGTTGCAATTAATAGCGATAAATCTATCCAAAATATTAAGGGGCCTCTTCGCCCTATCTTAACGGAAAATGAACGCGCTATTGTAATTGCTGCATTAGAAGTGGTTAGCTATGTAACTATTTTTAATGAAGAAACTCCATATAAGATAATTTCTACAGTACTTCCAGATATATTAGTAAAAGGCGGGGATTGGTCATTAGATAATATTGTAGGTCGTAAAGAAGTTGAGTCGGCTGGAGGACAAGTCTTGTCTTTGCCTTATTTAGCAGGTGCTTCAACTACTGATATTATTGGTAGAATTTTAAGCAGGTATCCTAAAAATGAACACCAAAACAACGACCCCATTAACTAA